The following are encoded in a window of Actinomycetota bacterium genomic DNA:
- a CDS encoding glycosyltransferase, with protein MSLALLLGTELQVDLAAGHTVFGISSPGPFVPEVEALGVQHVPLPAFTRAWDPRRDLAAARQLVLALRTLHLDVLHTHTPKAGVLGRVLGRVCGVPVIVNTVHGLWAAPDDPLPKRAIVVAAEAFAAQFSDAELYQNAEDRRRLCWAVPPRRSLTVGNGVDLERFQPDPDARRAIRAEMGVPDGGLVVGGVGRRVAEKGINEFAAMARSLAERAVFVWVGPPDEAKPDHLDEELPGVCFLGLRRDVEAIYAALDVFVLPSYREGLSRSAMEAAASGCALVLSDIRGCREIGEDGRHLLLVPPGDAASLARAVARLLDDHSLRERLGRNARRRARRRFDQHRVARTSLAVYREVMLRKAASRR; from the coding sequence ATGAGCCTCGCTCTGCTGCTTGGCACCGAGCTCCAGGTAGACCTCGCGGCCGGACACACGGTGTTCGGGATCTCCAGCCCGGGACCGTTCGTGCCAGAGGTCGAGGCGCTCGGCGTGCAGCACGTCCCGCTCCCGGCGTTCACACGGGCGTGGGATCCGCGACGCGATCTGGCCGCTGCCCGGCAGCTGGTCCTCGCCCTGCGGACGCTCCACCTCGACGTCCTACATACCCACACCCCCAAGGCCGGGGTCCTGGGGCGGGTGCTTGGCCGGGTGTGCGGCGTGCCGGTGATCGTCAACACCGTACACGGACTGTGGGCTGCCCCCGACGATCCGCTGCCGAAGCGCGCGATCGTCGTCGCGGCGGAGGCGTTCGCCGCCCAGTTCTCCGACGCCGAGCTGTACCAGAACGCCGAGGACCGCCGACGGCTGTGCTGGGCGGTCCCGCCGCGCCGCAGCCTGACGGTCGGTAACGGAGTTGACCTTGAGCGGTTCCAACCCGATCCCGACGCCCGGCGGGCGATCCGCGCCGAGATGGGAGTCCCCGACGGCGGCCTCGTTGTCGGCGGCGTCGGCCGACGGGTCGCCGAGAAGGGCATCAACGAGTTCGCGGCGATGGCACGCTCGCTCGCTGAACGCGCGGTGTTCGTCTGGGTGGGGCCCCCGGACGAGGCGAAGCCCGACCACCTGGACGAGGAACTCCCCGGCGTGTGCTTCCTGGGTCTACGCCGCGATGTGGAGGCGATCTACGCGGCGCTCGACGTGTTCGTGTTGCCCTCCTACCGGGAGGGCCTCTCACGGTCGGCCATGGAGGCCGCCGCCAGTGGCTGTGCGCTCGTCCTGAGCGACATCCGAGGCTGCCGGGAGATCGGGGAGGACGGCCGCCACCTCCTGCTGGTCCCCCCCGGAGACGCAGCGTCGCTCGCCCGGGCGGTGGCGCGGTTGCTCGACGACCACTCGCTGCGTGAACGCCTGGGGCGCAACGCTCGTCGACGTGCGCGGCGCCGATTCGATCAGCATCGCGTGGCCAGGACCTCCCTGGCCGTGTACCGCGAGGTCATGCTGCGGAAAGCCGCGTCTCGGCGATGA
- the asnB gene encoding asparagine synthase (glutamine-hydrolyzing), with amino-acid sequence MCGIAGVLDTRATTSASALIAEAEAMAAALGHRGPDGAGSWVDASSGVALGHRRLAVLDRTSTGAQPMCSTCGRYVVSFNGELYNFRELRSELRALGWSFHGHGDTEVLLTSVSQWGFPAVLERFNGMFALALWDRQHRRLHLARDRFGEKPLYYGWFGATFLFASQPTALRAHPTFDGRLDLDALASYLRLSYVPSPLSVYRDVAKLPPACHLTLDSGALRPDPVAYWSLEETVERAVSDPFTGDAQAAIERFDDLLRDAVRLRLAADVPLGAFLSGGLDSSAVVAAMAVESPSPVRTFTISFPEGSHDEATHAAQVASHLATDHTEIPLPPRSALDVVHRLPDLYDEPFADPSALPTAAMTSHAGRHVTVCLSGDGGDEVLGGYNRYTLGPSLWARSRRLPRPVRQVAAHALLSPAHATVSRLLDGPTGHRARAPRNLADKIQKFARVLDADDELQLRQALVSQWENPTALLPQACEVTTVVTHGDGWAYLPTVVERMMLADSLVTLPDCMLTKVDRASMGVGLEVRVPLLDPRLVEFAWRLPLEHRIRGRQGKWILRQVLDRYVPREMVDRPKVGFDPPIAAWLRGPLRAWGEELLSGRLVEDGIIEPEPVRARWREHLSGGRNWDYPLWTVLVFLAWQDRHRATV; translated from the coding sequence ATGTGTGGCATAGCGGGTGTGCTCGACACGCGAGCCACCACCTCCGCCAGCGCTCTCATCGCCGAGGCCGAGGCGATGGCGGCCGCGCTCGGCCACCGAGGGCCGGACGGTGCCGGTAGCTGGGTGGACGCGTCGAGCGGTGTTGCCCTCGGTCACCGGCGCCTGGCGGTGCTTGACCGCACGTCCACCGGGGCGCAACCCATGTGCTCCACCTGCGGTCGGTACGTCGTCAGCTTCAACGGTGAGCTGTACAACTTCCGTGAGCTCCGCAGCGAGCTGCGGGCACTTGGCTGGTCGTTCCACGGCCACGGCGACACGGAGGTGTTGCTCACCTCCGTCTCGCAGTGGGGGTTCCCGGCCGTCCTCGAGCGGTTCAACGGGATGTTCGCCTTGGCGCTTTGGGATCGGCAGCACCGTCGCCTGCATCTGGCGCGCGACCGCTTCGGCGAGAAGCCCCTCTACTACGGCTGGTTCGGCGCCACCTTCTTGTTCGCGTCGCAGCCGACCGCGCTGCGGGCTCACCCCACCTTTGATGGGCGGCTCGATCTGGACGCGCTGGCAAGCTACCTGCGATTGTCCTACGTCCCGTCGCCGCTCAGCGTGTACCGCGACGTCGCGAAGCTACCGCCCGCCTGCCACCTGACTCTGGACTCAGGGGCGCTACGTCCCGATCCGGTTGCTTACTGGTCGCTCGAGGAGACCGTCGAACGGGCGGTGTCGGATCCCTTCACCGGCGACGCTCAGGCTGCGATCGAGCGGTTCGACGACCTGCTGCGCGATGCGGTCCGTCTGCGGTTGGCAGCGGACGTGCCGCTCGGTGCGTTCCTGTCCGGCGGACTGGACTCATCGGCGGTGGTAGCGGCCATGGCGGTCGAATCGCCCTCCCCGGTGCGGACGTTCACGATCTCCTTCCCGGAGGGTTCGCACGACGAGGCCACGCATGCAGCCCAGGTTGCGTCGCACTTGGCCACGGACCACACGGAGATCCCGCTTCCCCCGCGATCGGCGCTCGACGTCGTCCACCGCCTGCCCGACCTCTACGACGAGCCCTTCGCCGACCCGTCGGCGTTGCCAACGGCGGCCATGACCAGCCACGCCGGACGCCACGTGACCGTCTGTCTCTCCGGCGACGGCGGCGACGAGGTCCTCGGAGGCTATAACCGCTACACGTTGGGTCCGTCTCTGTGGGCACGTTCTCGGCGCCTACCCCGCCCTGTTCGGCAGGTGGCCGCCCATGCGCTGCTCTCCCCAGCCCACGCCACGGTGTCCAGGCTGCTGGACGGCCCGACCGGACACCGCGCCCGTGCGCCGCGCAACCTGGCCGACAAGATCCAGAAGTTCGCTCGCGTCCTGGACGCGGACGACGAACTCCAGCTGCGCCAGGCGCTGGTTTCACAGTGGGAGAATCCGACCGCGCTACTCCCACAGGCATGCGAGGTCACCACGGTCGTGACGCACGGCGACGGATGGGCCTACCTGCCGACCGTGGTCGAACGGATGATGCTTGCAGACTCGCTGGTGACCCTTCCCGACTGCATGCTCACCAAGGTGGACCGTGCGAGCATGGGGGTCGGTCTTGAGGTGCGCGTGCCGCTCCTGGATCCACGTCTGGTCGAGTTCGCCTGGCGGCTCCCGCTGGAGCACCGAATCCGTGGACGGCAGGGCAAGTGGATCTTGCGCCAGGTACTGGACCGCTACGTCCCACGGGAGATGGTCGACCGGCCCAAGGTCGGTTTCGACCCGCCCATCGCCGCGTGGCTGCGCGGACCGTTGCGGGCGTGGGGCGAGGAGCTGCTGAGCGGACGGCTGGTGGAGGACGGAATCATCGAGCCGGAGCCTGTCCGCGCGCGCTGGCGTGAGCACCTGAGCGGCGGCCGTAACTGGGATTACCCCCTGTGGACGGTGCTCGTTTTCCTAGCCTGGCAGGATCGCCATCGTGCCACGGTCTGA
- a CDS encoding glycosyltransferase family 1 protein: MTRTVVYLELLDPLLDADGGAARVRYRLRRDFPWVVEDGWKLERWGLWWSDHPPGGAERRRGLRLPRWFRPHHLLIPLAWLVHFVLAVRRPHTGVVVAYSPSTAVGVAAARVVGRSCGPVVVRVIDHLASKAGAVDGARLRAAVLRWVDRFVLRRADVVVPMGRFTNELVREAGVDDDRVVELTHPTRWFGTEPATASVGRHRRRLVCAGRLVPEKGFDVALRAFAEVAPEFRHVQLDIAGAGPERDRLRSLTDRLGLSDRVVFHGWLPAGTMPTLFSGAVAAVLPSRVEEGLGMVLVEAGTAGCALIGSDLGGIPELVEPGVTGLLVPPDDPEALADAFRRVLSDPEEARRFGVGARDRALAYIERREPALRILRQRWDDLLAEGDSGRAGRT; the protein is encoded by the coding sequence GTGACGCGGACGGTCGTCTATCTGGAGCTCCTCGACCCTCTCCTCGACGCGGACGGCGGCGCCGCACGCGTCCGGTACCGTCTGCGCCGCGACTTCCCGTGGGTGGTCGAGGACGGTTGGAAGCTCGAACGTTGGGGGCTGTGGTGGTCCGACCACCCGCCCGGGGGCGCCGAACGACGCCGTGGTCTGCGCCTGCCACGCTGGTTCCGGCCGCACCACCTGCTGATCCCTCTGGCGTGGCTCGTCCACTTCGTGCTGGCGGTGCGACGTCCGCACACCGGTGTGGTCGTGGCCTACAGCCCGTCGACAGCCGTCGGTGTCGCCGCCGCGCGTGTCGTTGGCCGCAGTTGCGGCCCGGTGGTCGTCCGTGTGATCGACCACCTGGCCAGCAAGGCAGGGGCGGTCGACGGCGCGCGCTTGCGGGCCGCCGTGCTGCGCTGGGTCGACCGGTTCGTGCTCCGCCGTGCCGATGTTGTCGTGCCCATGGGCCGGTTCACCAATGAACTGGTCCGCGAGGCTGGCGTCGACGACGACCGCGTGGTTGAGCTCACCCACCCCACCCGGTGGTTCGGAACGGAGCCCGCGACCGCCTCCGTCGGGCGTCACCGTCGACGGCTGGTCTGCGCCGGTCGGCTGGTCCCCGAGAAGGGCTTCGACGTCGCCCTGCGTGCCTTCGCCGAGGTCGCCCCTGAGTTCAGGCACGTGCAGCTGGACATCGCCGGTGCCGGACCCGAACGCGACCGGCTGCGGAGTCTGACCGACCGGCTGGGGCTGTCCGACAGGGTCGTGTTCCACGGCTGGCTACCGGCCGGAACCATGCCGACGTTGTTCTCGGGTGCGGTGGCGGCCGTCCTGCCCTCCCGCGTCGAAGAAGGCCTCGGCATGGTCCTGGTCGAGGCGGGTACGGCCGGGTGCGCACTCATTGGCAGCGATCTGGGAGGCATCCCCGAGCTGGTCGAGCCGGGCGTGACGGGGTTGCTGGTGCCACCGGACGACCCCGAGGCGCTGGCGGACGCGTTCCGCCGTGTGCTCTCCGACCCAGAGGAGGCGCGCCGCTTCGGGGTAGGTGCTCGGGACCGGGCGCTCGCCTACATCGAGCGGCGAGAGCCCGCCCTGCGCATCCTCCGACAGCGTTGGGATGACCTGCTGGCCGAAGGAGACAGTGGCCGGGCGGGACGGACGTGA
- a CDS encoding polysaccharide deacetylase family protein, whose product MRARRAIKTGLSALAGDGSASGVTILIYHRVGGGSADERDVSVEAFKQQMELLALHHDVVTLDRALDALEEGDDAPRVVLTFDDGFADVHHNAFPRLAERGLPFTLYVASRFVGGMMHWNGSTASAPGPGLSWGQLARIAESGLCTIANHTHGHVRPRELGVAEIDRCSDVLEERLGMRPHHFAYPWGFRVPAVEPALRQRFRSAVTGELGRNLPGVDPMCLRRVPVRQSDPLTFFSAKLSGQLWPERAYASMVTVAKHVRPGMRRRPAGR is encoded by the coding sequence ATGCGGGCACGCCGTGCCATCAAGACCGGCCTGTCGGCGCTGGCCGGGGACGGATCCGCGTCCGGCGTGACCATCCTCATCTACCACCGCGTCGGCGGAGGCAGCGCCGACGAACGGGATGTGTCCGTCGAGGCGTTCAAGCAGCAGATGGAACTGCTGGCACTCCACCACGACGTGGTCACGCTCGACCGCGCCCTCGACGCCCTCGAGGAGGGCGACGACGCCCCGCGTGTCGTGCTCACCTTCGACGACGGCTTCGCCGACGTCCACCACAACGCCTTCCCGCGCCTCGCTGAGCGCGGGCTGCCCTTCACTCTCTACGTGGCGAGCCGTTTCGTCGGGGGGATGATGCACTGGAACGGTTCGACGGCCAGCGCACCCGGCCCTGGTCTGAGCTGGGGACAGCTCGCCCGGATCGCCGAATCCGGGTTGTGCACGATCGCCAATCACACGCACGGTCATGTCCGTCCGCGAGAGCTCGGCGTGGCGGAGATCGATCGCTGCAGCGACGTCTTGGAGGAGCGGTTGGGCATGCGCCCCCACCACTTCGCTTACCCGTGGGGTTTCCGGGTCCCGGCCGTCGAGCCGGCCCTGAGGCAGCGGTTCAGGTCGGCAGTGACCGGCGAACTCGGACGCAACCTGCCCGGCGTTGACCCGATGTGCCTGCGGCGCGTCCCCGTCCGGCAGAGCGACCCGCTGACGTTCTTCTCCGCGAAGCTCAGCGGCCAGTTGTGGCCTGAGCGTGCCTACGCATCGATGGTGACGGTCGCCAAGCACGTCCGTCCCGGCATGCGTCGGCGTCCGGCAGGTCGGTAA
- a CDS encoding sulfotransferase domain-containing protein, with the protein MTHDIGDQARAGLPNLLVIGAPKSGTTTLYRVLSDHPDIYMTRVKEPTFFCSARHYAKGLDWYVSEFFGAATDAAFRGEATPWYLYSAAAARRVAADLTRPSLRLVAVLRDPVSRAYSMYWDQVATGQETRSFQEAVAADTVDPGTVSLWSEIPTDELRRAYLTAGRYTDFLRHWMDAFGRQRLLILVQEELINHPRRELAQLWRFLDVAPRDLTELPRDNTASQPVSRTLERGLRLMERIPPGVRRAVGRTVGEERTRRLAAGLVRANRRPSEYPPLDPILAGALQERLEPHTAQLERLLGRPLDVWRRGQCRPEHAR; encoded by the coding sequence GTGACCCATGACATCGGGGACCAGGCCCGGGCAGGGCTACCGAACCTGTTGGTCATCGGCGCGCCGAAGTCCGGCACCACGACGCTGTACCGGGTGCTGTCCGACCATCCCGACATCTACATGACCCGGGTGAAGGAACCCACGTTCTTCTGCTCGGCGCGTCACTACGCCAAGGGGCTCGACTGGTACGTCTCCGAGTTCTTCGGAGCGGCAACGGATGCCGCTTTCCGTGGCGAGGCCACTCCGTGGTACCTGTACAGTGCCGCCGCGGCCCGTCGGGTGGCGGCGGATCTCACGCGCCCCTCACTGCGTCTCGTCGCCGTGCTGCGTGATCCGGTGTCTCGCGCGTACTCGATGTACTGGGACCAGGTTGCGACCGGACAGGAGACGCGCAGCTTCCAGGAGGCTGTCGCGGCCGACACCGTGGACCCTGGCACGGTCTCGCTGTGGTCGGAGATCCCTACGGACGAACTGCGGCGCGCCTACCTCACTGCGGGTCGGTACACGGACTTCCTGCGCCACTGGATGGATGCGTTCGGTCGGCAGCGGCTACTGATCCTCGTCCAGGAGGAACTCATCAACCATCCCCGGCGTGAGCTTGCCCAGCTGTGGCGGTTCCTGGACGTGGCCCCGCGTGACCTGACCGAGCTGCCGCGCGACAACACCGCCTCGCAACCGGTCTCGCGCACCCTCGAGCGCGGACTGCGTCTGATGGAGCGCATCCCCCCTGGTGTGCGCCGGGCGGTCGGGCGGACGGTCGGCGAGGAGCGCACGCGGCGGCTGGCGGCAGGTCTCGTCCGCGCCAACCGCCGCCCGTCCGAATACCCACCTCTCGACCCCATCCTGGCGGGAGCTCTCCAGGAACGTCTCGAACCCCACACCGCGCAGCTAGAACGTCTCCTCGGACGTCCGCTGGACGTCTGGCGTCGTGGTCAGTGCCGTCCCGAACACGCTCGTTAG